The sequence GGGTGCGCGGAGTTGGCGTTGAAGAAGCCGCCGCCGTTGGTGCCCAGCTCCTTGATGACCTCCTGCGAGGCCACCGGACCGCCCGGGATCGACTGGGTGTCGCCGGTGAGGGTCGCCAGATCGTGGAAGCCGTGGAAGTTCTGCACCACGCCGTTGGCCACCAGCACGAACGCGAAGACGATCGAGATCGGCAGCAGCAGGCGCAGCACGATCCGGGTCAGGTCGACCCAGAAGTTGCCGACCCGGTCCGTGCGGTTGCGGGTGAAGCCCCGGATCAGCGCGGCGACGATCGCGATGCCGACGGCGGCGGAGACGAAGTTCTGCACCGCCAGACCGGCCATCTGCACCACGTGGCCCATCGCCGACTCACCCGAGTACGACTGCCAGTTGGTGTTGGTGACGAAGGAGATCGCGGTGTTCCAGGACTGGTGCGGCGACATCTGCGGCACGCCCAGGCCGAGCAGCAGGTGGTTCTGCAGCCGGATCAGGCCGTAGAGGAAGAGGACGGAGACGGCGGAGAACGCCAGCACCGAGCGCAGGTACGCCGGCCAACGCTGATCGGCATCGCCATCGACGCCGATCACCTTGTACAGGCCGCGCTCGACTCTGAGGTGCTTGGCGGAGGTGAGGAGCTTGGCGATGTAGTCGCCGAGCGGGCGGTAGCACAGCGCCAACGCGCCCACCAGGGCGAGCGCCTGCAGCCACCCAGCGAGAGTGGAACTCATGTCAGAACTTCTCCGGGTAGATCAGCGCGACGACCAGGTAGCCGATCAGCGCAATGGCGACGATGAGACCTGCGATGTTCTCTGCGGTCACAGCTTCTCCACCCCTCGCGCGATCAGGGCGAGGACGGCGAACACGGCAACCGTGACGCCGACGAAGACGAGGTCCAGCATGGGCTCCACCAACTGGTTCAGGGATCAGCCACGGGACTCGTCCAGACGCCCCAACACGGCACCGGCGGCTTGACCGGCCTGAGCAGCAAATCAGCCGCATCGGCCGTTCCAGCGGGCCCTGACACCCTCCATACGGGTGGCTGAGGATCCTTGACGCGGCTTTGATGCCGGCGCCATGCACCCGAGCCCGCGACCTGGCCGGAACGCGCAGCCGGCCCGCCCTACAGCCGCAGTCCCGCCCTACATGCGCAACCGCAGCCGGCAGACCACCGCGTCGGTCCCGCGGCGCAGCGCCCGGTCGATCAGCGCGCCGCGCTGGTTCTGCAGCGCCCGCTGCCACAGCCGGGTCGGCTCGACCTCGGGGATCAGGACGGTGATCCGGTCGTACACGCGCTCGGCGCCGAGCTCGTTGACGAAGGCGACCAGTGGGCGGCCCAGCCTGCGGTGGGCGTCCGGCACCTCGACCAGCGGCACGCCCGGCTGCCACAGTTCCCAGTCCCGGCGCAGCGCCTCGGCGGCCTGCCGGTCCTCGGCGTCGGGCGCGGTGTGCACCACGGTGACGGCCATGACCTGGTCGCCCAGCGAGAGCGCGGCGGACAGGGCGTCCCTGGTCAGCCGGGTGATCGAGGTGACCGGGACGACCACCAGGGAGCGCTGCGGGGTGAGCGGACCGGGGATCCGGCCCAGTTCCAGCCGCTCGCCGATCCGCCCGTAGGCGCGGTGCACCGCCTCGAAGGACAGCACCAGCAGCGGCAGCGCCAGCGCGATGCCCCAGGCGCCCTCGGTGAACTTGGTCCCGGCGACCACCAGCAGCGCCACCCCGGTCAGCAGCGCGCCGAAGCCGTTCAGCGCCGCCCGCCCCCGCCAGCGCGGGCCCCGCACCCGGAGCCAGTGCCGGACCATGCCGACCTGGCAGATGGTGAAGCCGACGAAGACGCCGATCGCGAAGAGCGGCACCAGGCTGTTCACGTCGCCGCCCGAGGCCACCAGCAGCCCGGCCGAGACGGCGGCCAGGAAGAGCACGCCGTGCCGGTGCACCTGGTGGTCGGCGCGCAGCGCGAAGACGTGCGGCAGGTAGTTGTCGCGGGCCAGCAGGTGCATCAGCACCGGCAGACCGCCGAACGAGGTGTTGGCGGCCAGCGCGAGCAGCACCACGGTGGCGAACTGGACCAGGTAGAAGCCGAAGCCGTGGCCGAGCGAGGCGTCGGCGAGCTGGGCCAGCACCGTCACGCCCTCGACCGGCTGCCGGCCGCCGCGAGGACCAGCACGATGGCCTCCGGCCCGTAGGCGACGGAGGCCATCGCGTCCAGCGAGAGGGCGGCCAGGCCGCCGAGCGCGGAGAGGCGGTGTCGCTCGTTCGCCGCGTCCGGATCAGGGGGCTCCACCGGGGCGGTCGGCTGGACGGCGGCGGGGAGCGGTTCGGTGGAGCGGGTCATCGACGGACCTCCGTAGGACGGCTGGTGGTCCGATCGTCGGGCGAGCCACCCGGCCCAGCCCGCGCTCCGTACAGGCCCCTGACGGCCCGAGGGGTGATCTTGACGCGTTCTTGACGGCAG is a genomic window of Kitasatospora azatica KCTC 9699 containing:
- the kdpF gene encoding K(+)-transporting ATPase subunit F, which produces MTAENIAGLIVAIALIGYLVVALIYPEKF